A genomic region of Venturia canescens isolate UGA chromosome 9, ASM1945775v1, whole genome shotgun sequence contains the following coding sequences:
- the eag gene encoding potassium voltage-gated channel protein eag isoform X2, which produces MPGGRRGLVAPQNTFLENIIRRSSSQPDSSFLLANAQIVDFPIVYCNESFCKISGYNRAEVMQKSCRCGFMYGELTDKETIARIEECLEGQIHDQFEILLYKKNKTPLWLLLQIAPIKNERDLVVLFLLTFRDITALKQPIETDDSKGGLSKFAKLARSVTRSRSVLVSQFSSHLPALKDTALPTTAKQSHLAHMMSLSGDVMPQYRQEAPKTPPHILLHYCAFKAIWDWIILCLTFYTAIMVPYNVAFKNKTSEDVSLLVVDSIVDVIFFIDIVLNFHTTFVGAGGEVVSDPKVIRMNYLKSWFIIDLLSCLPYDVFNAFDHDEDGIGSLFSALKVVRLLRLGRVVRKLDRYLEYGAAMLILLLCFYMLVAHWLACIWYSIGRSDADSGVQYSWLWKLANVTQSPYSYLWTNASTVPELIAGPSRRTMYVTALYFTMTCMTSVGFGNVAAETDNEKIFTICMMIIAALLYATIFGHVTTIIQQMTSATAKYHDMLNNVREFMKLHEVPKALSERVMDYVVSTWAMTKGLDTDKVLNYCPKDMKADICVHLNRKVFNEHPAFRLASDGCLRALAMHFTMSHSAPGDLLYHTGESIDSLCFIVTGSLEVIQDDEVVAILGKGDVFGDSFWKDSAVGQSAANVRALTYCDLHTIKRDRLLEVLDFYQAFANSFARNLVLTYNLRHRLIFRKVADVRREKELAERRKNEPQLDQQQDHIVRKIFSRSLRLDDGLCPKRFKTDGEPQISMTRILTSRATQDSDEELTVNVLPPWPSFRFRRERPAADVEKGDSKDTKDGETSHSRKPSSTDETTPAARPRTTKWGRLLGSSSLDSGSEAGTGTDTFKRSLSARDSRASSSAGTNKVFPKLGKLGGTIEETSDGEPFKEPHATTAPSLSVESKQLSLRRLESYDGGLITAPPGQDREILAAVLEVKVDLKLEVQRVNQRLAKLEDMLQTLINRLPSVNPSSTTTAQPSNVASPTVILSSPPHQRIPAATNEQQQQQQQQQSSAAATTAASAADDGSGAAAASPVAHSAQQNAAASTSASAVGIQAQNEAGTQTSGSLVEQKVVSPSSLEVVRDPSTLTLPLVTACERLQVKEISQQQQHHHHHHHHHHHPSDRSKDSLSDRLAGGQTASDYKSTTSREIGKELLERLAQASTSRDDANASGSLGPLILRKRRSKSRNKGAAPLAPLATQPMSPTEPTETTQMLECDENLSAERSVDRTDRIERKRPPPRPREYL; this is translated from the exons CCGACAGCAGCTTCCTGTTGGCGAACGCCCAGATCGTCGACTTCCCAATCGTCTACTGCAACGAGAGCTTCTGCAAGATATCAGGCTACAACAGAGCCGAG GTGATGCAAAAGTCATGCCGATGCGGATTCATGTACGGCGAGCTGACGGACAAGGAAACGATCGCGAGGATCGAGGAATGCCTGGAAGGCCAGATACACGACCAATTCGAGATTCTCCTCTACAAGAAGAACA AAACACCGCTATGGCTCCTACTGCAAATAGCACCGATAAAGAACGAGCGAGATCTCGTGGTGCTGTTTCTACTCACGTTCAGGGACATAACCGCCCTGAAACAGCCGATCGAGACCGACGACAGCAAGGGGGGTCTTTCGAAATTCGCAAAACTCGCGAGATCGGTTACGAGATCGAGATCGGTCCTCGTATCCCAATTCAGCTCGCATCTTCCAGCGTTGAAGGACACGGCTTTGCCAACAACCGCGAAGCAGTCGCACCTCGCCCAC ATGATGTCCCTGAGCGGAGATGTGATGCCGCAATATCGTCAGGAAGCACCGAAAACACCGCCGCACATATTACTACATTATTGCGCGTTCAAGGCGATCTGGGATTGGATTATTCTATGTCTGACATTTTACACGGCCATAATGGTACCGTACAACGTGGCCTTCAAGAACAAAACGAGCGAGGATGTTTCGCTCCTTGTCGTCGACAGTATAGTCGACGTTATATTCTTCATCGACATTGTCCTCAATTTTCATACAACCTTCGTCGGTGCCGGTGGCGAAGTCGTATCCGATCCAAAG GTGATAAGAATGAATTATCTCAAATCCTGGTTCATCATAGATTTATTGAGTTGTCTGCCGTACGATGTATTCAACGCGTTCGATCACGACGAGGACGGTATAGGTAGTCTCTTCTCAGCGCTAAAGGTCGTTAGGCTTTTACGATTGGGACGAGTCGTTCGTAAGCTCGATCGTTACCTCGAGTACGGTGCCGCGATGCTCATCCTGCTGCTGTGCTTCTACATGCTGGTCGCACATTGGCTGGCCTGTATCTG GTACTCGATAGGGAGGTCGGACGCCGACAGCGGTGTGCAGTACTCGTGGCTGTGGAAACTCGCGAACGTAACCCAGTCGCCGTACAGCTATCTGTGGACGAACGCGAGCACCGTGCCCGAGCTCATCGCCGGACCCTCCAGGCGGACGATGTACGTCACCGCTCTCTATTTCACCATGACCTGCATGACCTCCGTCGGGTTCGGGAACGTCGCTGCGGAGACCGACAACGAGAAGATATTCACCATCTGCATGATGATCATAGCCG CTCTACTTTACGCAACGATATTCGGCCACGTGACGACGATAATCCAGCAAATGACATCGGCCACCGCAAAGTATCACGACATGCTCAACAACGTTCGAGAATTCATGAAACTCCACGAAGTCCCGAAAGCCCTCAGCGAGAGGGTGATGGACTACGTCGTCAGCACGTGGGCCATGACCAAGGGCCTCGACACCGACAAAGTTCTCAACTATTGTCCCAAGGACATGAAGGCCGACATATGCGTCCACCTCAATCGCAAGGTTTTCAACGAGCATCCCGCCTTCAG ACTGGCCTCGGACGGCTGCTTGCGAGCGCTCGCCATGCACTTCACCATGTCGCACAGCGCTCCCGGAGACCTGCTTTACCACACCGGAGAGTCGATCGACTCCCTCTGCTTCATCGTCACCGGCAGCCTCGAGGTCATCCAGGACGACGAGGTCGTCGCTATACTTGGCAAGGGGGACGTCTTCGGCGACAGCTTTTGGAAGGACTCGGCTGTCGGACAGAGCGCGGCGAACGTTCGAGCTCTGACCTACTGCGATCTTCATACCATCAAACGCGATCGACTCCTCGAGGTCCTCGACTTTTATCAGGCGTTTGCCAACTCGTTCGCCCGCAATCTCGTCCTCACCTACAACTTGCGACATCGG cTCATATTCAGAAAAGTCGCGGACGTGAGACGGGAGAAGGAGCTTGCGGAGAGGCGAAAAAACGAGCCTCAGCTGGACCAGCAGCAGGACCACATTGtgcgaaaaattttttcgag ATCGTTGCGCCTGGATGACGGGCTGTGTCCGAAAAGGTTCAAGACCGACGGGGAGCCACAGATCAGCATGACGAGGATCCTGACTAGCCGAGCTACACAGGACTCCGACGAGGAGCTCACCGTCAACGTACTACCGCCGTGGCCGAGTTTTAG ATTTCGACGAGAGAGACCCGCCGCCGACGTCGAAAAAGGCGACAGCAAGGACACCAAGGACGGCGAAACGTCACACTCCAGGAAACCATCGTCCACCGATGAAACGACCCCCGCCGCTCGGCCCAGGACCACGAAGTGGGGCCGACTCCTCG GAAGTTCGAGTCTGGATTCCGGGAGCGAGGCGGGCACGGGTACGGATACGTTCAAAAGGTCGTTGAGCGCGAGGGACTCCCGAGCGAGTTCGAGCGCGGGAACGAACAAGGTTTTCCCAAAGCTCGGTAAGCTGGGAGGAACGATAGAGGAGACGAGCGACGGTGAGCCGTTCAAGGAGCCGCACGCGACGACAGCGCCATCTTTGAGCGTCGAGTCGAAGCAGCTTTCGTTACGGAGACTGGAGAGTTACGACGGGGGTTTGATAACCGCGCCGCCGGGTCAGGACCGCGAGATACTGGCCGCGGTGTTGGAAGTCAAAGTCGATTTGAAGCTGGAGGTCCAGAGGGTCAATCAGAGGCTGGCGAAGCTCGAGGACATGCTGCAAACGCTGATAAACAGGTTGCCGTCGGTTAACCCCTCGAGCACGACGACGGCTCAACCCTCGAACGTGGCGAGTCCGACGGTGATTCTCTCGAGTCCGCCCCACCAGAGAATCCCGGCGGCGACGaacgagcagcagcagcagcagcagcagcaacaatcCTCAGCGGCAGCAACGACGGCGGCGAGTGCAGCGGACGACGGAAGCGGCGCTGCCGCAGCCTCGCCGGTAGCCCACTCCGCGCAACAAAACGCGGCTGCGAGTACGAGCGCCTCGGCGGTAGGAATCCAAGCACAAAACGAAGCCGGCACTCAAACGTCCGGTTCACTCGTCGAACAAAAAGTCGTCTCTCCGTCGAGCCTCGAGGTAGTCAGAGATCCCTCGACGTTGACTCTCCCCTTGGTCACCGCTTGCGAACGTCTCCAAGTTAAAGAAATCAGCCAACAGCAACAGcaccatcatcatcaccatcaccaCCATCACCATCCGAGCGACAGGAGCAAAGACTCGTTGAGCGACAGACTCGCCGGCGGACAGACCGCGAGCGACTACAAATCAACGACCTCTCGAGAAATCGGGAAAGAGCTACTCGAACGACTCGCCCAAGCCTCGACCTCCCGCGACGATGCCAACGCCTCCGGCTCCCTCGGCCCTCTCATACTCCGCAAACGCCGCAGCAAATCGAGGAACAAAGGAGCCGCCCCCCTCGCGCCCCTCGCCACTCAACCGATGAGTCCCACCGAACCCACCGAAACTACCCAAATGCTCGAGTGCGACGAGAACCTCAGTGCCGAGAGAAGTGTCGACAGGACCGACCGAATCGAACGCAAAAGGCCGCCACCGAGGCCCCGGgaatatttgtga
- the eag gene encoding potassium voltage-gated channel protein eag isoform X5, with amino-acid sequence MPGGRRGLVAPQNTFLENIIRRSSSQPDSSFLLANAQIVDFPIVYCNESFCKISGYNRAEVMQKSCRCGFMYGELTDKETIARIEECLEGQIHDQFEILLYKKNKTPLWLLLQIAPIKNERDLVVLFLLTFRDITALKQPIETDDSKGGLSKFAKLARSVTRSRSVLVSQFSSHLPALKDTALPTTAKQSHLAHMMSLSGDVMPQYRQEAPKTPPHILLHYCAFKAIWDWIILCLTFYTAIMVPYNVAFKNKTSEDVSLLVVDSIVDVIFFIDIVLNFHTTFVGAGGEVVSDPKVIRMNYLKSWFIIDLLSCLPYDVFNAFDHDEDGIGSLFSALKVVRLLRLGRVVRKLDRYLEYGAAMLILLLCFYMLVAHWLACIWYSIGRSDADSGVQYSWLWKLANVTQSPYSYLWTNASTVPELIAGPSRRTMYVTALYFTMTCMTSVGFGNVAAETDNEKIFTICMMIIAALLYATIFGHVTTIIQQMTSATAKYHDMLNNVREFMKLHEVPKALSERVMDYVVSTWAMTKGLDTDKVLNYCPKDMKADICVHLNRKVFNEHPAFRLASDGCLRALAMHFTMSHSAPGDLLYHTGESIDSLCFIVTGSLEVIQDDEVVAILGKGDVFGDSFWKDSAVGQSAANVRALTYCDLHTIKRDRLLEVLDFYQAFANSFARNLVLTYNLRHRLIFRKVADVRREKELAERRKNEPQLDQQQDHIVRKIFSRFRRERPAADVEKGDSKDTKDGETSHSRKPSSTDETTPAARPRTTKWGRLLGSSSLDSGSEAGTGTDTFKRSLSARDSRASSSAGTNKVFPKLGKLGGTIEETSDGEPFKEPHATTAPSLSVESKQLSLRRLESYDGGLITAPPGQDREILAAVLEVKVDLKLEVQRVNQRLAKLEDMLQTLINRLPSVNPSSTTTAQPSNVASPTVILSSPPHQRIPAATNEQQQQQQQQQSSAAATTAASAADDGSGAAAASPVAHSAQQNAAASTSASAVGIQAQNEAGTQTSGSLVEQKVVSPSSLEVVRDPSTLTLPLVTACERLQVKEISQQQQHHHHHHHHHHHPSDRSKDSLSDRLAGGQTASDYKSTTSREIGKELLERLAQASTSRDDANASGSLGPLILRKRRSKSRNKGAAPLAPLATQPMSPTEPTETTQMLECDENLSAERSVDRTDRIERKRPPPRPREYL; translated from the exons CCGACAGCAGCTTCCTGTTGGCGAACGCCCAGATCGTCGACTTCCCAATCGTCTACTGCAACGAGAGCTTCTGCAAGATATCAGGCTACAACAGAGCCGAG GTGATGCAAAAGTCATGCCGATGCGGATTCATGTACGGCGAGCTGACGGACAAGGAAACGATCGCGAGGATCGAGGAATGCCTGGAAGGCCAGATACACGACCAATTCGAGATTCTCCTCTACAAGAAGAACA AAACACCGCTATGGCTCCTACTGCAAATAGCACCGATAAAGAACGAGCGAGATCTCGTGGTGCTGTTTCTACTCACGTTCAGGGACATAACCGCCCTGAAACAGCCGATCGAGACCGACGACAGCAAGGGGGGTCTTTCGAAATTCGCAAAACTCGCGAGATCGGTTACGAGATCGAGATCGGTCCTCGTATCCCAATTCAGCTCGCATCTTCCAGCGTTGAAGGACACGGCTTTGCCAACAACCGCGAAGCAGTCGCACCTCGCCCAC ATGATGTCCCTGAGCGGAGATGTGATGCCGCAATATCGTCAGGAAGCACCGAAAACACCGCCGCACATATTACTACATTATTGCGCGTTCAAGGCGATCTGGGATTGGATTATTCTATGTCTGACATTTTACACGGCCATAATGGTACCGTACAACGTGGCCTTCAAGAACAAAACGAGCGAGGATGTTTCGCTCCTTGTCGTCGACAGTATAGTCGACGTTATATTCTTCATCGACATTGTCCTCAATTTTCATACAACCTTCGTCGGTGCCGGTGGCGAAGTCGTATCCGATCCAAAG GTGATAAGAATGAATTATCTCAAATCCTGGTTCATCATAGATTTATTGAGTTGTCTGCCGTACGATGTATTCAACGCGTTCGATCACGACGAGGACGGTATAGGTAGTCTCTTCTCAGCGCTAAAGGTCGTTAGGCTTTTACGATTGGGACGAGTCGTTCGTAAGCTCGATCGTTACCTCGAGTACGGTGCCGCGATGCTCATCCTGCTGCTGTGCTTCTACATGCTGGTCGCACATTGGCTGGCCTGTATCTG GTACTCGATAGGGAGGTCGGACGCCGACAGCGGTGTGCAGTACTCGTGGCTGTGGAAACTCGCGAACGTAACCCAGTCGCCGTACAGCTATCTGTGGACGAACGCGAGCACCGTGCCCGAGCTCATCGCCGGACCCTCCAGGCGGACGATGTACGTCACCGCTCTCTATTTCACCATGACCTGCATGACCTCCGTCGGGTTCGGGAACGTCGCTGCGGAGACCGACAACGAGAAGATATTCACCATCTGCATGATGATCATAGCCG CTCTACTTTACGCAACGATATTCGGCCACGTGACGACGATAATCCAGCAAATGACATCGGCCACCGCAAAGTATCACGACATGCTCAACAACGTTCGAGAATTCATGAAACTCCACGAAGTCCCGAAAGCCCTCAGCGAGAGGGTGATGGACTACGTCGTCAGCACGTGGGCCATGACCAAGGGCCTCGACACCGACAAAGTTCTCAACTATTGTCCCAAGGACATGAAGGCCGACATATGCGTCCACCTCAATCGCAAGGTTTTCAACGAGCATCCCGCCTTCAG ACTGGCCTCGGACGGCTGCTTGCGAGCGCTCGCCATGCACTTCACCATGTCGCACAGCGCTCCCGGAGACCTGCTTTACCACACCGGAGAGTCGATCGACTCCCTCTGCTTCATCGTCACCGGCAGCCTCGAGGTCATCCAGGACGACGAGGTCGTCGCTATACTTGGCAAGGGGGACGTCTTCGGCGACAGCTTTTGGAAGGACTCGGCTGTCGGACAGAGCGCGGCGAACGTTCGAGCTCTGACCTACTGCGATCTTCATACCATCAAACGCGATCGACTCCTCGAGGTCCTCGACTTTTATCAGGCGTTTGCCAACTCGTTCGCCCGCAATCTCGTCCTCACCTACAACTTGCGACATCGG cTCATATTCAGAAAAGTCGCGGACGTGAGACGGGAGAAGGAGCTTGCGGAGAGGCGAAAAAACGAGCCTCAGCTGGACCAGCAGCAGGACCACATTGtgcgaaaaattttttcgag ATTTCGACGAGAGAGACCCGCCGCCGACGTCGAAAAAGGCGACAGCAAGGACACCAAGGACGGCGAAACGTCACACTCCAGGAAACCATCGTCCACCGATGAAACGACCCCCGCCGCTCGGCCCAGGACCACGAAGTGGGGCCGACTCCTCG GAAGTTCGAGTCTGGATTCCGGGAGCGAGGCGGGCACGGGTACGGATACGTTCAAAAGGTCGTTGAGCGCGAGGGACTCCCGAGCGAGTTCGAGCGCGGGAACGAACAAGGTTTTCCCAAAGCTCGGTAAGCTGGGAGGAACGATAGAGGAGACGAGCGACGGTGAGCCGTTCAAGGAGCCGCACGCGACGACAGCGCCATCTTTGAGCGTCGAGTCGAAGCAGCTTTCGTTACGGAGACTGGAGAGTTACGACGGGGGTTTGATAACCGCGCCGCCGGGTCAGGACCGCGAGATACTGGCCGCGGTGTTGGAAGTCAAAGTCGATTTGAAGCTGGAGGTCCAGAGGGTCAATCAGAGGCTGGCGAAGCTCGAGGACATGCTGCAAACGCTGATAAACAGGTTGCCGTCGGTTAACCCCTCGAGCACGACGACGGCTCAACCCTCGAACGTGGCGAGTCCGACGGTGATTCTCTCGAGTCCGCCCCACCAGAGAATCCCGGCGGCGACGaacgagcagcagcagcagcagcagcagcaacaatcCTCAGCGGCAGCAACGACGGCGGCGAGTGCAGCGGACGACGGAAGCGGCGCTGCCGCAGCCTCGCCGGTAGCCCACTCCGCGCAACAAAACGCGGCTGCGAGTACGAGCGCCTCGGCGGTAGGAATCCAAGCACAAAACGAAGCCGGCACTCAAACGTCCGGTTCACTCGTCGAACAAAAAGTCGTCTCTCCGTCGAGCCTCGAGGTAGTCAGAGATCCCTCGACGTTGACTCTCCCCTTGGTCACCGCTTGCGAACGTCTCCAAGTTAAAGAAATCAGCCAACAGCAACAGcaccatcatcatcaccatcaccaCCATCACCATCCGAGCGACAGGAGCAAAGACTCGTTGAGCGACAGACTCGCCGGCGGACAGACCGCGAGCGACTACAAATCAACGACCTCTCGAGAAATCGGGAAAGAGCTACTCGAACGACTCGCCCAAGCCTCGACCTCCCGCGACGATGCCAACGCCTCCGGCTCCCTCGGCCCTCTCATACTCCGCAAACGCCGCAGCAAATCGAGGAACAAAGGAGCCGCCCCCCTCGCGCCCCTCGCCACTCAACCGATGAGTCCCACCGAACCCACCGAAACTACCCAAATGCTCGAGTGCGACGAGAACCTCAGTGCCGAGAGAAGTGTCGACAGGACCGACCGAATCGAACGCAAAAGGCCGCCACCGAGGCCCCGGgaatatttgtga
- the eag gene encoding potassium voltage-gated channel protein eag isoform X4 produces the protein MPGGRRGLVAPQNTFLENIIRRSSSQPDSSFLLANAQIVDFPIVYCNESFCKISGYNRAEVMQKSCRCGFMYGELTDKETIARIEECLEGQIHDQFEILLYKKNSTPRETPLWLLLQIAPIKNERDLVVLFLLTFRDITALKQPIETDDSKGGLSKFAKLARSVTRSRSVLVSQFSSHLPALKDTALPTTAKQSHLAHMMSLSGDVMPQYRQEAPKTPPHILLHYCAFKAIWDWIILCLTFYTAIMVPYNVAFKNKTSEDVSLLVVDSIVDVIFFIDIVLNFHTTFVGAGGEVVSDPKVIRMNYLKSWFIIDLLSCLPYDVFNAFDHDEDGIGSLFSALKVVRLLRLGRVVRKLDRYLEYGAAMLILLLCFYMLVAHWLACIWYSIGRSDADSGVQYSWLWKLANVTQSPYSYLWTNASTVPELIAGPSRRTMYVTALYFTMTCMTSVGFGNVAAETDNEKIFTICMMIIAALLYATIFGHVTTIIQQMTSATAKYHDMLNNVREFMKLHEVPKALSERVMDYVVSTWAMTKGLDTDKVLNYCPKDMKADICVHLNRKVFNEHPAFRLASDGCLRALAMHFTMSHSAPGDLLYHTGESIDSLCFIVTGSLEVIQDDEVVAILGKGDVFGDSFWKDSAVGQSAANVRALTYCDLHTIKRDRLLEVLDFYQAFANSFARNLVLTYNLRHRLIFRKVADVRREKELAERRKNEPQLDQQQDHIVRKIFSRFRRERPAADVEKGDSKDTKDGETSHSRKPSSTDETTPAARPRTTKWGRLLGSSSLDSGSEAGTGTDTFKRSLSARDSRASSSAGTNKVFPKLGKLGGTIEETSDGEPFKEPHATTAPSLSVESKQLSLRRLESYDGGLITAPPGQDREILAAVLEVKVDLKLEVQRVNQRLAKLEDMLQTLINRLPSVNPSSTTTAQPSNVASPTVILSSPPHQRIPAATNEQQQQQQQQQSSAAATTAASAADDGSGAAAASPVAHSAQQNAAASTSASAVGIQAQNEAGTQTSGSLVEQKVVSPSSLEVVRDPSTLTLPLVTACERLQVKEISQQQQHHHHHHHHHHHPSDRSKDSLSDRLAGGQTASDYKSTTSREIGKELLERLAQASTSRDDANASGSLGPLILRKRRSKSRNKGAAPLAPLATQPMSPTEPTETTQMLECDENLSAERSVDRTDRIERKRPPPRPREYL, from the exons CCGACAGCAGCTTCCTGTTGGCGAACGCCCAGATCGTCGACTTCCCAATCGTCTACTGCAACGAGAGCTTCTGCAAGATATCAGGCTACAACAGAGCCGAG GTGATGCAAAAGTCATGCCGATGCGGATTCATGTACGGCGAGCTGACGGACAAGGAAACGATCGCGAGGATCGAGGAATGCCTGGAAGGCCAGATACACGACCAATTCGAGATTCTCCTCTACAAGAAGAACA GTACCCCACGAG AAACACCGCTATGGCTCCTACTGCAAATAGCACCGATAAAGAACGAGCGAGATCTCGTGGTGCTGTTTCTACTCACGTTCAGGGACATAACCGCCCTGAAACAGCCGATCGAGACCGACGACAGCAAGGGGGGTCTTTCGAAATTCGCAAAACTCGCGAGATCGGTTACGAGATCGAGATCGGTCCTCGTATCCCAATTCAGCTCGCATCTTCCAGCGTTGAAGGACACGGCTTTGCCAACAACCGCGAAGCAGTCGCACCTCGCCCAC ATGATGTCCCTGAGCGGAGATGTGATGCCGCAATATCGTCAGGAAGCACCGAAAACACCGCCGCACATATTACTACATTATTGCGCGTTCAAGGCGATCTGGGATTGGATTATTCTATGTCTGACATTTTACACGGCCATAATGGTACCGTACAACGTGGCCTTCAAGAACAAAACGAGCGAGGATGTTTCGCTCCTTGTCGTCGACAGTATAGTCGACGTTATATTCTTCATCGACATTGTCCTCAATTTTCATACAACCTTCGTCGGTGCCGGTGGCGAAGTCGTATCCGATCCAAAG GTGATAAGAATGAATTATCTCAAATCCTGGTTCATCATAGATTTATTGAGTTGTCTGCCGTACGATGTATTCAACGCGTTCGATCACGACGAGGACGGTATAGGTAGTCTCTTCTCAGCGCTAAAGGTCGTTAGGCTTTTACGATTGGGACGAGTCGTTCGTAAGCTCGATCGTTACCTCGAGTACGGTGCCGCGATGCTCATCCTGCTGCTGTGCTTCTACATGCTGGTCGCACATTGGCTGGCCTGTATCTG GTACTCGATAGGGAGGTCGGACGCCGACAGCGGTGTGCAGTACTCGTGGCTGTGGAAACTCGCGAACGTAACCCAGTCGCCGTACAGCTATCTGTGGACGAACGCGAGCACCGTGCCCGAGCTCATCGCCGGACCCTCCAGGCGGACGATGTACGTCACCGCTCTCTATTTCACCATGACCTGCATGACCTCCGTCGGGTTCGGGAACGTCGCTGCGGAGACCGACAACGAGAAGATATTCACCATCTGCATGATGATCATAGCCG CTCTACTTTACGCAACGATATTCGGCCACGTGACGACGATAATCCAGCAAATGACATCGGCCACCGCAAAGTATCACGACATGCTCAACAACGTTCGAGAATTCATGAAACTCCACGAAGTCCCGAAAGCCCTCAGCGAGAGGGTGATGGACTACGTCGTCAGCACGTGGGCCATGACCAAGGGCCTCGACACCGACAAAGTTCTCAACTATTGTCCCAAGGACATGAAGGCCGACATATGCGTCCACCTCAATCGCAAGGTTTTCAACGAGCATCCCGCCTTCAG ACTGGCCTCGGACGGCTGCTTGCGAGCGCTCGCCATGCACTTCACCATGTCGCACAGCGCTCCCGGAGACCTGCTTTACCACACCGGAGAGTCGATCGACTCCCTCTGCTTCATCGTCACCGGCAGCCTCGAGGTCATCCAGGACGACGAGGTCGTCGCTATACTTGGCAAGGGGGACGTCTTCGGCGACAGCTTTTGGAAGGACTCGGCTGTCGGACAGAGCGCGGCGAACGTTCGAGCTCTGACCTACTGCGATCTTCATACCATCAAACGCGATCGACTCCTCGAGGTCCTCGACTTTTATCAGGCGTTTGCCAACTCGTTCGCCCGCAATCTCGTCCTCACCTACAACTTGCGACATCGG cTCATATTCAGAAAAGTCGCGGACGTGAGACGGGAGAAGGAGCTTGCGGAGAGGCGAAAAAACGAGCCTCAGCTGGACCAGCAGCAGGACCACATTGtgcgaaaaattttttcgag ATTTCGACGAGAGAGACCCGCCGCCGACGTCGAAAAAGGCGACAGCAAGGACACCAAGGACGGCGAAACGTCACACTCCAGGAAACCATCGTCCACCGATGAAACGACCCCCGCCGCTCGGCCCAGGACCACGAAGTGGGGCCGACTCCTCG GAAGTTCGAGTCTGGATTCCGGGAGCGAGGCGGGCACGGGTACGGATACGTTCAAAAGGTCGTTGAGCGCGAGGGACTCCCGAGCGAGTTCGAGCGCGGGAACGAACAAGGTTTTCCCAAAGCTCGGTAAGCTGGGAGGAACGATAGAGGAGACGAGCGACGGTGAGCCGTTCAAGGAGCCGCACGCGACGACAGCGCCATCTTTGAGCGTCGAGTCGAAGCAGCTTTCGTTACGGAGACTGGAGAGTTACGACGGGGGTTTGATAACCGCGCCGCCGGGTCAGGACCGCGAGATACTGGCCGCGGTGTTGGAAGTCAAAGTCGATTTGAAGCTGGAGGTCCAGAGGGTCAATCAGAGGCTGGCGAAGCTCGAGGACATGCTGCAAACGCTGATAAACAGGTTGCCGTCGGTTAACCCCTCGAGCACGACGACGGCTCAACCCTCGAACGTGGCGAGTCCGACGGTGATTCTCTCGAGTCCGCCCCACCAGAGAATCCCGGCGGCGACGaacgagcagcagcagcagcagcagcagcaacaatcCTCAGCGGCAGCAACGACGGCGGCGAGTGCAGCGGACGACGGAAGCGGCGCTGCCGCAGCCTCGCCGGTAGCCCACTCCGCGCAACAAAACGCGGCTGCGAGTACGAGCGCCTCGGCGGTAGGAATCCAAGCACAAAACGAAGCCGGCACTCAAACGTCCGGTTCACTCGTCGAACAAAAAGTCGTCTCTCCGTCGAGCCTCGAGGTAGTCAGAGATCCCTCGACGTTGACTCTCCCCTTGGTCACCGCTTGCGAACGTCTCCAAGTTAAAGAAATCAGCCAACAGCAACAGcaccatcatcatcaccatcaccaCCATCACCATCCGAGCGACAGGAGCAAAGACTCGTTGAGCGACAGACTCGCCGGCGGACAGACCGCGAGCGACTACAAATCAACGACCTCTCGAGAAATCGGGAAAGAGCTACTCGAACGACTCGCCCAAGCCTCGACCTCCCGCGACGATGCCAACGCCTCCGGCTCCCTCGGCCCTCTCATACTCCGCAAACGCCGCAGCAAATCGAGGAACAAAGGAGCCGCCCCCCTCGCGCCCCTCGCCACTCAACCGATGAGTCCCACCGAACCCACCGAAACTACCCAAATGCTCGAGTGCGACGAGAACCTCAGTGCCGAGAGAAGTGTCGACAGGACCGACCGAATCGAACGCAAAAGGCCGCCACCGAGGCCCCGGgaatatttgtga